A stretch of the Streptomyces sp. WMMB303 genome encodes the following:
- a CDS encoding nitrite/sulfite reductase: MADTSERPAAPARRKAGRHRGEGQWAAGHFTPLNGNEQTKKDDDGLNVRTRIETIYAQRGFDSIDSSDLRGRMRWWGLYTQRKPGISGGKTAVLEPEELDDEYFMLRVRIDGGRLTTEQLRVIGDVSQEFARGTADITDRQNVQFHWIRIEDMPEIWRRLEGVGLSTTEACGDTPRVILGSPVAGIAADEIIDGTPAVEEINRRVVGNPAYSNLPRKFKTAVSGSPLLDVAHEINDVAFVGVDHPEHGPGFDVWVGGALSTNPKLGQRLGAWVPLEEVAEVHEGVTGIFRDYGYRRLRTRARLKFLVADWGPEKFRRVLEDEYLGRKLTDGPAPAQPPREWRDHVGVHQQRDGRYYVGFAPRVGRVDGATLSKIADLAESHGSGRVRTTVEQKMIVLDVPEDQVESLAEGLEALDLTTRPSVFRRGTMACTGIEFCKLAIVETKGRGSWLIDELERRLPGFDQPVTINVNGCPNSCARIQVADIGLKGQLVTDADGNQVEGFQVHLGGSLGMDPGFGRKVRGLKVTAAELPDYVERVLRAFQDQREEGERFAQWAARAAEEDLK; the protein is encoded by the coding sequence ATGGCCGACACCTCCGAGCGCCCCGCAGCCCCCGCCCGCCGCAAGGCAGGACGCCACCGCGGCGAGGGCCAGTGGGCCGCTGGTCACTTCACGCCGCTCAACGGCAACGAGCAGACCAAGAAGGACGACGACGGTCTCAACGTACGGACACGCATTGAGACGATCTACGCCCAGCGCGGCTTCGACTCCATCGACAGCTCCGACCTGCGCGGCCGGATGCGCTGGTGGGGCCTCTACACCCAGCGCAAGCCCGGCATCAGCGGCGGCAAGACCGCGGTGCTGGAGCCCGAGGAGCTGGACGACGAGTACTTCATGCTCCGCGTCCGGATCGACGGCGGACGGCTGACCACCGAGCAGCTCCGCGTCATCGGCGACGTCTCGCAGGAGTTCGCCCGCGGCACCGCGGACATCACCGACCGGCAGAACGTGCAGTTCCACTGGATCCGCATCGAGGACATGCCGGAGATCTGGCGGCGGCTGGAGGGCGTGGGTCTGTCCACCACCGAGGCCTGCGGTGACACCCCGCGCGTCATCCTCGGCTCCCCCGTCGCCGGGATCGCCGCCGACGAGATCATCGACGGCACGCCCGCCGTCGAGGAGATCAACCGGCGCGTCGTGGGCAACCCCGCCTACTCCAACCTGCCCCGCAAGTTCAAGACGGCCGTCTCCGGTTCGCCGCTGCTGGACGTCGCGCACGAGATCAACGACGTGGCGTTCGTCGGCGTGGACCACCCCGAGCACGGCCCCGGCTTCGACGTGTGGGTCGGCGGCGCGCTGTCCACCAACCCCAAGCTGGGGCAGCGGCTGGGAGCATGGGTGCCGCTGGAGGAGGTCGCCGAGGTCCACGAGGGCGTCACCGGCATCTTCCGCGACTACGGCTACCGGCGGCTGCGCACCCGCGCCCGGCTGAAGTTCCTGGTCGCCGACTGGGGACCGGAGAAGTTCCGGCGGGTCCTGGAGGACGAGTACCTCGGGCGGAAACTGACCGACGGCCCGGCGCCCGCACAGCCGCCCCGCGAGTGGCGCGACCACGTCGGCGTGCACCAGCAGCGGGACGGCCGCTACTACGTGGGCTTCGCACCGCGGGTGGGCCGGGTCGACGGCGCCACGCTCAGCAAGATCGCCGATCTGGCCGAGAGCCACGGCTCGGGCCGGGTCCGCACCACCGTCGAGCAGAAGATGATCGTGCTCGACGTCCCGGAGGACCAGGTCGAGTCGCTGGCCGAAGGCCTGGAGGCGCTCGACCTGACGACCCGGCCCTCCGTCTTCCGGCGCGGGACGATGGCGTGCACCGGCATCGAGTTCTGCAAGCTCGCCATCGTGGAGACCAAGGGCCGCGGCTCCTGGCTGATCGACGAACTGGAGCGCAGGCTCCCCGGCTTCGACCAGCCCGTCACCATCAACGTCAACGGCTGCCCCAACTCCTGCGCCCGCATCCAGGTCGCCGACATCGGCCTCAAGGGCCAACTGGTCACCGACGCCGACGGCAACCAGGTGGAGGGCTTCCAGGTGCACCTGGGCGGGTCGCTGGGCATGGACCCGGGCTTCGGCCGCAAGGTGCGCGGGCTGAAGGTCACGGCCGCGGAACTCCCCGACTACGTCGAACGCGTGCTGCGCGCCTTCCAGGACCAGCGCGAGGAGGGCGAGCGGTTCGCCCAGTGGGCGGCGCGTGCCGCGGAGGAGGACCTCAAGTGA
- a CDS encoding IS66 family transposase: MPPTSRTPSGRKPGKQPGDPGTTLRQVEAPDHRITIPAPASCPGCAAPLAEVPVAAVRRRQVFDLPEPAPVEVTEYAAEVKPCPGCGIRAAGAFPTGIESPAQYGPEITTKVADAVLGHHIPVHRSTLLVMELCAARVSTGFAASLRGRAARLLEETFLPAVRALLITAPVVHADETFTRTAGATRYLHVAATEHLTLMHTGDRSAATIDAGDVLPYLSGILVRDGYAGYTHLDNVLHAWCGAHLLRDLRGIHEARPEGQLWARAMADTLLEANRLAHAARQAGRHALSADELTAVQRLYTGALARARSDNRHCTSELATHARTLARRFGNHREAILRFATDLAVPFTNNQSECDIRPTKVQQRSSGGCWRTLQGLADFAIVQSYLSTAGKWGIGRYDALKRLFTTGAWIPHALTPAGV; encoded by the coding sequence ATACCACCAACGTCACGTACCCCTTCGGGCCGCAAGCCTGGCAAGCAGCCGGGAGACCCGGGCACCACGCTGCGGCAGGTCGAAGCACCGGACCACCGGATCACGATCCCCGCTCCGGCCTCGTGCCCGGGCTGCGCTGCCCCACTGGCCGAGGTGCCGGTGGCGGCGGTGCGCCGACGGCAGGTCTTCGACCTGCCCGAGCCCGCTCCCGTCGAGGTCACCGAGTACGCGGCCGAGGTCAAACCCTGCCCAGGCTGCGGCATCAGGGCCGCGGGGGCCTTCCCCACCGGTATCGAGAGCCCGGCCCAGTACGGGCCCGAGATCACCACCAAGGTCGCCGACGCGGTACTGGGCCACCACATCCCGGTGCACCGCTCGACGCTGCTGGTCATGGAACTGTGCGCCGCGCGCGTGTCGACCGGGTTCGCCGCGTCCCTGCGGGGGCGTGCGGCCCGCCTGCTGGAAGAGACCTTCCTGCCCGCCGTCCGCGCCCTGCTCATCACCGCCCCGGTGGTCCACGCCGACGAGACCTTCACTCGCACCGCCGGCGCCACCCGCTACCTGCACGTCGCCGCCACCGAACACCTCACTCTCATGCACACCGGCGACCGCTCCGCAGCCACCATCGACGCCGGGGACGTCCTGCCCTACCTCAGCGGGATCCTGGTCCGCGACGGCTACGCCGGCTACACCCACCTGGACAACGTCCTGCACGCCTGGTGCGGCGCCCACCTGCTGCGCGACCTGCGCGGCATCCACGAAGCCCGCCCCGAAGGCCAGTTGTGGGCCCGTGCGATGGCCGACACCCTGCTGGAGGCCAACCGCCTCGCACACGCCGCACGCCAAGCGGGCCGCCACGCGCTGAGCGCCGATGAACTGACCGCCGTCCAGCGCCTCTACACCGGAGCCCTGGCCCGTGCCCGCAGCGACAACCGGCACTGCACAAGCGAACTGGCCACTCACGCCCGTACCCTCGCCCGCCGTTTCGGAAACCACCGCGAGGCCATCCTCCGCTTCGCCACCGACCTCGCCGTCCCCTTCACCAACAACCAGTCCGAGTGCGACATCCGCCCCACCAAGGTCCAGCAACGCTCCTCCGGCGGCTGCTGGCGCACCCTCCAAGGACTCGCGGACTTCGCGATCGTCCAGTCCTACTTATCCACGGCCGGCAAGTGGGGCATCGGACGCTACGACGCCCTCAAACGCCTCTTCACCACCGGGGCGTGGATCCCGCACGCCCTCACCCCCGCTGGCGTGTGA
- a CDS encoding putative leader peptide codes for MSRAGIALVSRRHVDLVRVSSAICPAG; via the coding sequence ATGTCTCGCGCTGGAATCGCCTTGGTGAGTCGACGTCACGTCGACCTCGTTCGCGTGTCCAGCGCCATCTGTCCGGCGGGCTGA
- a CDS encoding ABC-ATPase domain-containing protein, which translates to MREQSSGAGGQRRGGGRPYGRGGHGGPRGGQRAHGHGGPPRGRPGRADHGEHRPRGPRTGLADELRALEGAQYGRYKGLVGRWEMPGGETLELVRGQSDPYAPPARVAVHVPGPLAALPPELLTTATRRRALASYLVRQAARAVRGEQALRVDAGGQEVLERSSCTVGGEDGSVTLRLGAALPGHGRRIDAREAERLLCRVLPGVVEQALCHPALDAAAVERFVETVEDSVALRDALAGRGLVGFVADGAVLPRRSGVDDRPAAGGGVVPFASPDGLRVTIELPHAGAVTGMGVPEGVNLVVGGGFHGKSTLLRALETGIWDHVPGDGRELVVSRIDTVKLRAEDGRRVERVDVHAFVDHLPDGSDTSDFSTQNASGSTSQAASLCEAVEAGARVLLIDEDTAATNLMIRDARMQALVAKDREPLTPLVDTIRSLHRDHGVSSVLVMGGSGDYLEVADRVVMMDAYRPSDVTERARSIAAVPTGRHAEAESFPGVVARVPDPASLDAEVRGRARIRARGEDVLTFGDHEVDLRAVEQIADPRQVTGIGLALELMVRRGLLDGRRPLAEALDLLDEVLADGPTGPLLSIRDEDFAAPRRFETAAAVNRVRGLRMLRRGAG; encoded by the coding sequence GTGCGGGAGCAGTCCTCGGGAGCCGGCGGGCAGCGGCGCGGCGGCGGGCGGCCCTACGGACGCGGCGGCCACGGAGGGCCGCGCGGCGGGCAACGCGCCCACGGACACGGCGGCCCCCCGCGCGGCCGTCCGGGCCGCGCCGACCACGGCGAGCACCGGCCGCGCGGTCCGCGCACCGGACTGGCGGACGAGCTGCGGGCGTTGGAGGGCGCGCAGTACGGCCGCTACAAGGGCCTGGTGGGACGCTGGGAGATGCCCGGCGGGGAGACCCTGGAGCTGGTGCGGGGCCAGTCCGACCCCTATGCGCCGCCGGCCCGCGTCGCGGTGCACGTACCGGGCCCGCTGGCCGCGCTCCCGCCCGAGCTGCTGACGACCGCGACCCGGCGCCGCGCGCTCGCCTCGTATCTGGTGCGGCAGGCCGCGCGTGCGGTGCGCGGGGAGCAGGCGCTGCGGGTGGATGCGGGCGGCCAGGAGGTGCTGGAGCGCAGTTCGTGCACCGTCGGCGGCGAGGACGGCTCGGTGACGCTGCGGCTGGGCGCGGCTCTTCCGGGTCACGGGCGGCGGATCGACGCGCGGGAGGCCGAGCGGCTGCTGTGCCGGGTGCTGCCCGGGGTGGTCGAGCAGGCGCTGTGCCACCCGGCGTTGGACGCGGCGGCGGTCGAGCGCTTCGTGGAGACGGTCGAGGACTCCGTGGCGCTGCGGGACGCGTTGGCGGGGCGCGGGCTGGTCGGCTTCGTCGCCGACGGCGCGGTGCTGCCGCGGCGCAGCGGGGTGGACGACCGGCCGGCCGCGGGCGGCGGCGTGGTGCCGTTCGCCTCGCCGGACGGGCTGCGGGTGACGATCGAGCTGCCGCACGCGGGTGCGGTGACCGGCATGGGGGTGCCGGAGGGGGTGAACCTGGTCGTCGGCGGCGGGTTCCACGGCAAGTCGACGCTGCTGCGCGCCCTGGAGACCGGCATCTGGGACCATGTGCCGGGTGACGGACGCGAGTTGGTCGTCTCGCGGATCGACACGGTGAAGCTGCGTGCCGAGGACGGCCGGCGCGTCGAGCGGGTGGATGTGCACGCGTTCGTCGACCACCTGCCGGATGGTTCGGACACCTCGGACTTCTCCACTCAGAACGCCTCCGGGTCCACCTCGCAGGCCGCCTCGCTGTGCGAGGCGGTGGAGGCGGGTGCCCGGGTCCTGCTGATCGACGAGGACACCGCGGCCACGAACCTGATGATCCGGGACGCGCGGATGCAGGCGCTGGTCGCCAAGGACCGCGAGCCGCTGACCCCGCTGGTGGACACGATCCGCTCGCTCCACCGGGACCACGGCGTCTCGAGCGTGCTGGTGATGGGCGGGTCCGGGGACTATCTGGAGGTCGCCGACCGGGTCGTGATGATGGACGCCTACCGGCCCTCGGACGTCACCGAGCGGGCGCGCTCGATCGCGGCGGTGCCCACCGGGCGGCACGCCGAGGCGGAGTCCTTCCCCGGCGTCGTCGCGCGGGTGCCCGATCCCGCGTCCCTGGACGCGGAGGTCCGCGGAAGGGCCCGGATCCGGGCCCGCGGCGAGGACGTGCTGACCTTCGGCGACCACGAGGTGGACCTGCGCGCCGTCGAGCAGATCGCCGATCCGCGCCAGGTCACCGGGATCGGGCTGGCGCTGGAGCTGATGGTGCGGCGTGGGCTGCTGGACGGGCGGCGTCCGCTGGCCGAGGCCCTCGATCTGCTGGACGAGGTATTGGCGGACGGTCCGACGGGGCCGCTGCTCAGCATTCGGGACGAGGATTTCGCCGCACCGCGCCGCTTCGAGACGGCCGCGGCGGTCAACCGGGTCAGAGGGCTGCGCATGCTCCGCCGAGGGGCCGGGTGA
- the cysC gene encoding adenylyl-sulfate kinase, protein MSGARGATVWLTGLPSAGKTTVATALAERLRGEGHRTEVLDGDEIRTFLSAGLGFSRTDRDTNVQRIGFVSELLASHGVIVLVPVIAPYADSREAVRKRHMSEGTPYLEVHVATPVEVCSERDVKGLYAKQAAGGLTGLTGVDDPYEEPADPDLRLLAHGREVAESAAALHTLLKERGLL, encoded by the coding sequence ATGAGCGGGGCGCGCGGAGCGACCGTGTGGCTGACCGGCCTGCCGAGCGCGGGCAAGACGACCGTCGCGACGGCGCTCGCCGAGCGGCTGCGCGGCGAGGGTCACCGCACCGAGGTGCTGGACGGGGACGAGATCCGCACCTTCCTCTCCGCGGGGCTCGGCTTCTCGCGGACCGACCGGGACACCAACGTGCAGCGCATCGGCTTCGTCTCCGAACTGCTGGCCTCGCACGGCGTGATCGTCCTGGTCCCGGTGATCGCGCCGTACGCGGACAGCCGCGAGGCGGTACGCAAGCGGCACATGAGCGAGGGCACCCCCTATCTGGAGGTGCATGTGGCAACGCCGGTCGAGGTGTGCTCGGAGCGGGACGTGAAGGGCCTGTACGCCAAGCAGGCAGCCGGCGGACTGACGGGACTGACAGGGGTCGACGACCCGTACGAGGAGCCGGCCGACCCGGATCTGCGCCTGCTCGCCCACGGGCGCGAGGTGGCGGAGTCGGCCGCGGCCCTGCACACGCTGCTGAAGGAGAGGGGACTGCTATGA
- a CDS encoding phosphoadenylyl-sulfate reductase, which translates to MSTAHIARRSSDELRSLAEQAGRELEEADALEVLRWAADTFGHRFCVTSSMEDAVVAHLASRVFPGVRVVFLDTGYHFPETLGTRDAVQAVMNVEVVTLTPRRTVAEQDAEHGPALHDRDPDLCCALRKVQPLEEGLRDYDAWATGLRRDESPSRAGTPVVGWDEKRQKVKVSPIARWSGQDVDDYIAEHGVLTNPLLSDGYASIGCAPCTRRVLEGEDARAGRWAGSGKTECGLHL; encoded by the coding sequence ATGAGCACCGCGCACATAGCCCGGCGTTCCTCCGACGAGCTGCGCTCGCTGGCCGAACAGGCGGGCCGGGAGCTGGAAGAGGCCGACGCGCTCGAGGTGCTGCGCTGGGCCGCCGACACCTTCGGGCACCGGTTCTGCGTCACCTCCTCCATGGAGGACGCCGTCGTGGCCCACCTCGCCTCCCGGGTCTTCCCCGGGGTGCGGGTCGTCTTCCTCGACACCGGCTACCACTTCCCCGAGACGCTCGGCACCCGCGACGCCGTCCAGGCCGTCATGAACGTCGAGGTCGTCACCCTCACGCCCCGCCGGACGGTCGCCGAACAGGACGCCGAGCACGGTCCCGCGCTGCACGACCGCGACCCCGACCTGTGCTGCGCGCTGCGGAAGGTGCAGCCGCTGGAGGAGGGGCTGCGCGACTACGACGCCTGGGCGACCGGGCTGCGCCGCGACGAGTCGCCGAGCCGCGCGGGCACCCCCGTCGTCGGCTGGGACGAGAAGCGGCAGAAGGTCAAGGTCTCCCCCATCGCCCGCTGGAGCGGGCAGGACGTGGACGACTACATCGCCGAACACGGCGTGCTGACCAACCCGCTGCTGAGCGACGGCTACGCCTCCATCGGCTGCGCCCCCTGCACCCGCCGGGTGCTGGAGGGCGAGGACGCCCGCGCCGGACGCTGGGCCGGCAGCGGCAAGACCGAGTGCGGGCTGCACCTGTGA
- a CDS encoding transposase, whose protein sequence is MGSSSNRSKRYTEEFKRDAIALVRSANRTVTEVARETGVSAEGLRNWVKQDAVDCGYQGVGRTVRTPVKRPKGKGNNGWEKQANSALAKLRAPAERAFAVLKRWRVLDTVRISPNRITPLIHALLVVIRKRSSLGRM, encoded by the coding sequence GTGGGAAGCAGCAGCAACCGCAGCAAGCGGTACACCGAGGAGTTCAAGCGCGACGCGATCGCCCTAGTCCGCTCCGCGAACAGGACCGTTACCGAGGTGGCTCGCGAGACCGGGGTCAGCGCCGAGGGACTGCGGAACTGGGTCAAACAGGACGCCGTCGACTGCGGCTACCAAGGTGTCGGCCGCACCGTGCGCACTCCGGTCAAGCGCCCGAAAGGCAAGGGCAACAACGGCTGGGAGAAGCAGGCCAACTCCGCCCTCGCGAAGCTCCGCGCCCCTGCGGAGCGGGCCTTCGCCGTCCTCAAGCGCTGGCGCGTGCTGGACACGGTGCGGATCAGCCCGAACCGCATCACACCCCTGATACACGCACTCCTCGTTGTCATCCGCAAGCGATCTTCACTCGGGAGGATGTAG
- a CDS encoding GNAT family N-acetyltransferase — MSATVDVTTWYLEQTSAADRVPAREPEDAAAVRVERAEVPSPEFSRFLYTAVGGDTTWVDRLPWTRVQWRDFLDRPGVETWVAHHRGTPAGFIELDGASGAAEGMVEISYFGLLPAFRGRGLGGHLLSFGTARAWDLADRWEGHLPTARVWVHTCSRDGAYARANYERRGFRVYRTETEQEPDVPTPGPWPGA; from the coding sequence ATGAGTGCGACCGTCGACGTCACCACCTGGTATCTGGAGCAGACCTCGGCCGCGGACCGGGTACCGGCGCGGGAGCCCGAGGATGCCGCCGCCGTCCGGGTGGAGCGCGCCGAGGTGCCGAGCCCGGAGTTCAGCCGCTTCCTGTACACCGCGGTCGGCGGGGACACGACCTGGGTGGACCGGCTGCCGTGGACGCGCGTGCAGTGGCGGGACTTCCTCGACCGCCCCGGTGTCGAGACGTGGGTCGCCCACCACCGGGGCACACCGGCCGGGTTCATCGAGCTGGACGGCGCGAGCGGGGCCGCTGAGGGGATGGTGGAGATCAGCTACTTCGGGCTGCTGCCCGCCTTCCGCGGCCGCGGGCTCGGCGGGCACCTGCTCAGCTTCGGCACGGCACGCGCCTGGGACCTGGCCGACCGCTGGGAGGGCCACCTGCCCACCGCCCGGGTCTGGGTGCACACCTGCTCCCGGGACGGGGCCTACGCGCGCGCCAACTACGAGCGCCGCGGTTTCCGGGTGTACCGCACGGAGACGGAGCAGGAGCCGGACGTGCCGACGCCGGGGCCCTGGCCCGGGGCCTGA
- a CDS encoding SRPBCC family protein: MSVELGIFVERDGEPAVQLERAIPAGVLEVWQALTEPGRMAAWFPSPTVHMEPTVGGRVDFAGDPYAEDQSGTVLEFDAPHRLSYTWGDDELLFRLTRRGEGCVLTLTDVLEARSAAARNAAGWDVCLDELVKLLSGGTPSGPHDGTATDWRGRYDAYVAAGMPSGAPVPGGDPG, encoded by the coding sequence ATGAGCGTGGAACTGGGGATCTTCGTGGAGCGGGACGGGGAGCCGGCCGTACAGCTGGAGCGCGCGATCCCGGCGGGTGTGCTGGAGGTGTGGCAGGCGCTGACGGAGCCGGGCCGGATGGCGGCCTGGTTCCCGTCGCCGACCGTGCACATGGAGCCGACGGTGGGCGGCCGGGTCGACTTCGCGGGCGATCCGTACGCCGAGGACCAGTCCGGCACGGTCCTGGAGTTCGACGCGCCCCACCGGCTCTCCTACACCTGGGGTGACGACGAACTGCTCTTCCGGCTCACCCGGCGCGGCGAGGGGTGCGTGCTCACCCTCACGGACGTGCTGGAGGCGCGGTCGGCGGCCGCCCGGAACGCGGCCGGCTGGGATGTGTGCCTGGACGAGTTGGTGAAGCTGCTCTCCGGCGGCACCCCCTCCGGGCCGCACGACGGCACGGCAACCGACTGGCGGGGGCGCTACGACGCCTACGTGGCCGCGGGCATGCCCTCCGGCGCTCCGGTGCCGGGCGGCGATCCCGGCTGA
- a CDS encoding MFS transporter → MSALRWAAALGNADWHLAAPLLAALATAWHTDIATVTTGLAAYSLGQGLALPLWGWLADRYGPGRSLRTGLLVAAAASVGSALCPGPGWWIALRATAGAGFATVIPSVSLYYGSLRPAQARQRAFATLTSVTAASGIASPVLADTVLRCGSWRPAFAVIALLTAVTVCRIRAATRSAPVRVDIGGAYEDPPDAVPGRTSAAYCTVLGLGAAEGAVMLGLPALLAPALATVGSQASTSAVLVIYALGVLTSTLVLRRHARVWGPMRLLATGGSMGVTGALLAALVPGTAVLMLCAALLGTAWSYLHTTLQTWLPWLLPAPVRGRAVSLFSASAILSSSATVGLTSSLLQDGRHATVFAAGGILCAALTCWTLYVARRWR, encoded by the coding sequence ATGTCCGCGCTGCGCTGGGCAGCCGCCCTCGGCAACGCCGACTGGCACTTGGCCGCGCCCCTGCTCGCCGCCCTCGCGACGGCCTGGCACACCGACATCGCCACCGTCACCACCGGCCTCGCCGCCTACTCGCTCGGGCAGGGGCTCGCGCTGCCGCTGTGGGGCTGGCTGGCCGACCGCTACGGGCCGGGCCGCAGCCTGCGCACCGGACTGCTGGTGGCGGCGGCCGCCTCCGTGGGCTCGGCGCTGTGTCCCGGCCCCGGCTGGTGGATCGCGCTGCGCGCCACCGCCGGTGCGGGCTTCGCCACCGTCATCCCCTCGGTCTCGCTCTACTACGGCTCCCTGCGGCCCGCGCAGGCCAGACAGCGCGCGTTCGCCACCCTCACCTCCGTCACCGCCGCCAGCGGCATCGCCTCGCCGGTCCTCGCGGACACCGTGCTGCGCTGCGGCTCGTGGCGGCCGGCGTTCGCCGTCATCGCCCTGCTCACCGCGGTCACCGTCTGCCGGATCCGGGCCGCCACCCGCTCGGCGCCCGTCCGCGTGGACATCGGCGGCGCGTACGAGGACCCGCCGGACGCCGTACCGGGACGGACCTCCGCCGCGTACTGCACGGTGCTCGGCCTCGGCGCCGCCGAGGGAGCGGTGATGCTCGGACTGCCCGCCCTCCTCGCCCCCGCCCTGGCCACCGTCGGAAGCCAGGCCTCCACCTCCGCCGTCCTGGTCATCTACGCGCTCGGCGTGCTCACCAGCACGCTGGTGCTGCGCCGCCACGCGCGCGTGTGGGGCCCCATGCGGCTGCTGGCCACCGGCGGGTCGATGGGGGTCACCGGCGCCCTCCTGGCCGCGCTGGTCCCGGGCACCGCCGTCCTGATGCTGTGCGCCGCACTGCTGGGGACCGCCTGGAGCTACCTCCACACCACGCTGCAGACCTGGCTGCCCTGGCTGCTCCCGGCCCCCGTCCGGGGCCGCGCTGTGTCGCTCTTCTCGGCCTCGGCCATACTCTCCAGCTCCGCGACGGTCGGCCTCACCTCGTCCCTCCTCCAGGACGGACGGCACGCCACCGTCTTCGCCGCGGGCGGCATCCTGTGCGCCGCGCTCACCTGCTGGACGCTGTACGTCGCCCGCCGCTGGCGGTGA
- the cysD gene encoding sulfate adenylyltransferase subunit CysD, which yields MTTAVSAPEETDNPFALTHLDALESEAVHIFREVAGEFERPVILFSGGKDSIVMLHLALKAFAPAPPPFGLLHVDTGHNFPEVLRFRDETVAEHGLRLFVASVQEYIDAGRLRERPDGTRNPLQTLPLLEALGEHRFDAVFGGGRRDEEKARAKERVFSLRDEFGGWDPRRQRPELWQLYNGRHAPGEHVRVFPLSNWTELDVWQYIAREEIALPSIYYAHHREVFSRSGMWLAPGEWGGPADGERVEQRLVRYRTVGDMSCTGAVDSDADTVEKVITEIAASRLTERGATRADDKLSEAAMEDRKREGYF from the coding sequence ATGACCACGGCGGTGAGCGCACCGGAGGAGACCGACAACCCCTTCGCGCTGACGCATCTGGACGCGCTGGAGTCGGAGGCGGTGCACATCTTCCGCGAGGTCGCGGGCGAGTTCGAGCGGCCGGTGATCCTCTTCTCCGGCGGCAAGGACTCCATCGTGATGCTGCACCTGGCGCTGAAGGCGTTCGCCCCGGCGCCGCCGCCCTTCGGGCTGCTGCACGTGGACACCGGGCACAACTTCCCCGAGGTGCTGCGGTTCCGCGACGAGACGGTGGCCGAGCACGGGCTGCGGCTGTTCGTGGCCTCGGTGCAGGAGTACATCGACGCCGGCAGGCTGCGCGAGCGCCCGGACGGCACCCGCAACCCGCTCCAGACGCTTCCGCTGCTGGAAGCCCTCGGCGAGCACCGGTTCGACGCGGTCTTCGGGGGCGGGCGCCGGGACGAGGAGAAGGCGCGGGCCAAGGAGCGGGTCTTCTCGCTGCGGGACGAGTTCGGCGGCTGGGACCCGCGCCGCCAGCGCCCGGAGCTGTGGCAGCTCTACAACGGACGGCACGCGCCGGGCGAGCACGTGCGGGTCTTCCCGCTGTCGAACTGGACCGAGCTGGACGTCTGGCAGTACATCGCGCGGGAGGAGATCGCGCTCCCCTCGATCTACTACGCGCACCACCGGGAGGTCTTCTCCCGGTCCGGCATGTGGCTGGCCCCGGGCGAGTGGGGCGGCCCCGCGGACGGGGAGCGGGTGGAGCAGCGCCTGGTGCGCTACCGCACCGTCGGCGACATGTCCTGCACCGGCGCCGTGGACTCGGACGCGGACACGGTGGAGAAGGTGATCACGGAGATCGCCGCCTCCCGGCTGACCGAGCGCGGCGCCACCCGGGCGGACGACAAGCTCTCCGAGGCCGCGATGGAAGACCGCAAGCGGGAAGGCTACTTCTAG